A part of uncultured Treponema sp. genomic DNA contains:
- a CDS encoding tyrosine-type recombinase/integrase, with product MPETLCECSEEFLVYLGSVRGLSENTVLSYRQDLTHFCEFFGNDKSPEELTLEDLRLFVGDLSRRKYSVASINRIISAVRGLFAYLKKFGYISKNVSYELKCLRQPKTLPRFMSQTEIDSVCRQPEKKELLWASRDKAIFEMMYSSGCRVSELASLKFQDFTSDFRSAVVTGKGKKDRRVYFEQDARNSLMLYLKERKARFPQAEKGCACEVSRIFLSQKGTALSAHGIWYIVSRYTGIEGTGSHVSPHAFRHTFATGMLNSGADIRIVQELLGHSSISTTQRYTHVTLERLKKVYSQAFPHSGKKD from the coding sequence ATGCCTGAAACTCTCTGTGAATGTTCCGAAGAATTTTTGGTTTACCTTGGAAGTGTGCGCGGACTGTCTGAAAATACAGTTTTGTCTTACCGGCAGGATTTGACTCATTTTTGCGAATTCTTTGGAAACGATAAGTCGCCGGAAGAACTTACGCTGGAAGATTTGCGGCTTTTTGTTGGTGATTTGAGCCGCAGAAAATATTCAGTGGCTTCTATAAATAGAATTATTTCCGCAGTCAGAGGATTGTTTGCATATTTAAAGAAATTTGGTTATATTTCTAAAAACGTTTCCTACGAGCTAAAGTGTCTTCGTCAGCCAAAAACACTTCCGCGCTTTATGTCTCAGACTGAAATTGACAGTGTTTGCCGTCAGCCTGAAAAGAAAGAACTTTTGTGGGCATCAAGGGACAAGGCGATTTTTGAAATGATGTATTCTTCTGGATGCCGTGTGAGCGAGCTTGCTTCCTTGAAGTTTCAGGATTTTACAAGTGATTTTAGAAGCGCGGTTGTTACAGGAAAAGGAAAAAAAGACCGCCGCGTTTATTTTGAGCAGGACGCAAGAAATTCCCTTATGCTTTATTTGAAGGAACGAAAGGCAAGGTTTCCGCAGGCTGAAAAAGGTTGTGCTTGTGAAGTAAGCAGAATTTTTTTAAGCCAAAAAGGAACTGCGCTTTCAGCCCACGGAATTTGGTATATTGTGAGCCGCTACACAGGAATTGAAGGGACCGGAAGCCATGTTTCGCCTCATGCTTTTAGGCACACTTTTGCTACGGGAATGCTTAATTCCGGCGCAGACATAAGAATTGTGCAGGAGCTTCTTGGACATTCCAGCATAAGCACGACCCAGCGTTATACTCATGTAACTTTGGAACGTTTAAAAAAAGTATACAGCCAGGCGTTTCCGCATTCAGGAAAAAAAGACTGA
- the hslV gene encoding ATP-dependent protease subunit HslV: MENENKIRSTTVIAVRRNGKVAMAGDGQVTMGNTVMKGNAKKVRRIYDGKVLTGFAGATADAFTLFDKFEEKLKTFNGDLTRAAVELAKLWRTERSMSKLEALLLVADSNKILLISGSGDVIEPENDILAIGSGGNYAYAAAMAYMESSQLSAKEIAHKSLAIAGQICIYTNSNVVVEEL, translated from the coding sequence ATGGAAAATGAAAATAAAATCCGCAGCACCACGGTAATTGCTGTAAGGAGAAACGGAAAAGTTGCCATGGCTGGAGACGGTCAGGTTACTATGGGAAACACAGTGATGAAGGGCAATGCGAAAAAAGTTCGACGCATTTATGATGGCAAGGTTCTTACAGGATTTGCCGGAGCAACCGCAGACGCTTTTACGCTTTTTGATAAATTCGAGGAAAAACTCAAGACATTTAACGGCGACCTTACTCGTGCCGCTGTTGAGCTTGCAAAACTTTGGCGCACAGAACGTTCAATGAGCAAACTTGAGGCTCTTTTGCTTGTGGCTGATTCAAATAAAATTCTTTTGATTTCAGGAAGCGGAGACGTTATTGAGCCAGAAAACGATATTCTTGCGATTGGTTCTGGAGGAAATTACGCTTATGCGGCGGCGATGGCTTATATGGAATCTTCACAGCTTTCCGCAAAAGAAATCGCCCATAAGTCGCTTGCAATCGCAGGGCAAATTTGCATTTATACTAACAGCAACGTTGTAGTTGAGGAGCTTTAA
- the hslU gene encoding ATP-dependent protease ATPase subunit HslU: MTEEIKAQPDSKGIPDGLTPAQIVEKLDNYIIGQQKAKRFVAVALRNRQRRIKLPEEIRDEVAPKNILMMGPTGVGKTEIARRLAKLCGAPFLKVEATKYTEVGYVGRDVESMVRDLMAVGYNMVKAEMQEKLREKCIPIVEDQLLDLLLPGSSGKKKRKDSSPKRDVHVLGNIFGESSPIQGSLIQVDIPKEAPVQEEPQEEIEEETSTREDIASTREKFRTMLREGKLEDRVVEITVHRQPSFSMNMMGASNPEDLEESINGLQELLSGGRSKRRNVTVREARQILMADTLERNTDSDKAADEAKKRVEQSGIIFIDEIDKIATHGGEGDRQAVSREGVQRDILPIVEGSDVNTKWGVVNTTHILFIGAGAFSVSAPSDLIPELQGRFPLRVELEPLKKEDFKRILTEPKNALVKQYEALLATEGVTLKFADEAIDRMSFIAEDVNSHSENIGARRLHTIMETVLEELSFDADRHAGETITIDSKYVDEKMNGVIQNQNLERYIL; encoded by the coding sequence ATGACTGAAGAAATAAAGGCGCAGCCGGATTCAAAAGGAATTCCAGACGGACTTACTCCGGCGCAGATTGTTGAAAAACTTGACAATTACATAATCGGGCAGCAGAAGGCAAAACGTTTTGTCGCAGTTGCTTTGCGAAACCGTCAGCGCAGAATAAAGCTTCCAGAGGAAATCCGGGACGAAGTTGCGCCGAAGAACATTTTGATGATGGGACCAACTGGAGTCGGAAAAACTGAAATTGCCCGCCGCCTTGCAAAACTTTGCGGAGCACCGTTCTTGAAAGTGGAAGCCACAAAATATACTGAAGTTGGCTACGTGGGCCGTGATGTTGAAAGCATGGTTCGCGATCTTATGGCGGTTGGCTATAACATGGTAAAGGCTGAAATGCAGGAAAAACTGCGTGAAAAATGTATTCCCATTGTGGAAGATCAGTTGCTTGATTTGCTTTTGCCTGGAAGTTCTGGCAAGAAAAAACGCAAGGATTCCTCTCCAAAAAGAGATGTCCATGTTCTTGGAAATATATTCGGCGAGTCAAGCCCGATTCAAGGAAGTTTGATTCAAGTTGATATTCCAAAAGAAGCTCCTGTTCAGGAAGAGCCGCAGGAAGAAATCGAAGAAGAAACTTCAACTCGCGAAGACATTGCTTCCACACGTGAAAAATTCAGGACAATGCTCCGTGAAGGCAAGCTTGAAGACCGCGTTGTGGAAATAACAGTTCATCGTCAGCCTTCGTTCAGCATGAATATGATGGGAGCAAGCAATCCAGAAGACCTTGAGGAAAGCATAAACGGACTTCAGGAGCTTCTTTCAGGCGGAAGATCAAAAAGGCGCAATGTGACTGTTCGGGAAGCACGGCAGATTCTCATGGCAGACACTCTTGAGCGGAACACGGACAGCGACAAGGCGGCTGATGAGGCAAAAAAAAGAGTTGAGCAAAGCGGAATTATTTTTATAGATGAAATTGACAAGATTGCAACTCACGGCGGTGAAGGCGACCGGCAGGCAGTCAGCAGGGAAGGAGTTCAGCGGGACATTCTTCCTATTGTTGAGGGAAGCGATGTGAATACAAAATGGGGCGTGGTAAACACAACTCATATTTTGTTTATCGGAGCTGGAGCGTTCAGCGTGTCTGCACCGAGCGATCTTATCCCGGAACTTCAAGGTAGATTTCCTCTTCGCGTTGAATTGGAGCCGCTCAAAAAAGAAGATTTCAAGCGCATACTTACCGAGCCAAAAAACGCCCTTGTAAAGCAGTACGAAGCTCTTCTTGCCACTGAAGGCGTAACTTTAAAGTTTGCGGATGAAGCTATCGACCGCATGAGTTTTATAGCGGAAGATGTAAATTCCCACAGTGAAAATATAGGCGCGCGCAGGCTTCACACTATAATGGAAACTGTTCTTGAAGAATTGAGTTTTGACGCTGACCGCCATGCAGGTGAAACAATAACAATTGACAGCAAATATGTTGATGAAAAAATGAATGGCGTAATTCAAAACCAGAATTTGGAGCGTTATATACTCTAG
- the secA gene encoding preprotein translocase subunit SecA, whose product MFDKLLTLIFGSANDRAVKALKPVVAQIEARESWAQAFSDEQFPEQTKILKERLAKGETLDDILVDAFALAREAAKRVLGERAYPCQLMGSLVLHSGRITEMKTGEGKTLMCVCAAYLNSLSGKGVHIVTVNDYLAERDSQWMGRIYRFLGQSVGCILSNMDNDARKAAYNCDLTYGTNNEFGFDYLRDNMQIDASRKVQRGFNFCIVDEIDSILIDEARTPLIISGQGEDDTFKFHEVDKYIGMFTEVKKDPKTNDYPDEVEMTPEQRAALEGDYKLDEKSKRVSFTDKGMNKINDILLAHNLIEPGTTVFDEQNFEFVHYFTQALRAHTLYHPDVDYVVKDGQVQIVDEFTGRILEGRRYGDGLHQAIEAKEHLKIAQRNRTLATITFQNFFRMYDKLSGMTGTAATEAVEFDKIYNLDVVVIPTNKPVARIDEDDEVYLNESDKWIAISKEVEEAHKKGQPVLIGTVSVEKSEHLSAILTRKGIRHEVLNAKNHAREALIIAEAGAKGAVTVATNMAGRGTDIKLGGSPETRARKKVGTEASQEQFDEALKIEKEQWKKDYEEVKNLGGLYVIGSERHESRRIDNQLRGRSGRQGDPGRSKFYISMDDDLMRLFGGEKMKAIMSRIGMQPGEPINHPMLNRSIEKAQKKVEERNFEIRKNLLDYDDVLNQQRKFIYDQRDEILVDEDLSGRVMNNAKETVSEIFEEFKHERNPSQSALADKIYNTFGQQLSYDQLTEEGVDAALQNDLTQKEMLAGKQSLNMFIRYQYIQMIDKKWLDQLEFLDGLREAVHLRSYGSKNPLTEYKIDGFNQFDEMLNSIRDSVTSRVFKVKVQVGSQPPRQQQPRQMNAQHQEAQSMARSAQQAAQNSAMKSGRQGQSVTVTRSVPKVGRNDPCPCGSGKKYKNCCGRNS is encoded by the coding sequence ATGTTTGACAAATTATTAACACTTATTTTCGGTTCGGCAAATGACCGCGCTGTAAAAGCACTTAAGCCTGTTGTTGCGCAGATTGAAGCTAGAGAAAGCTGGGCACAGGCATTTTCTGACGAGCAGTTTCCTGAACAGACAAAAATTCTAAAAGAGCGTCTTGCAAAGGGCGAGACTCTCGATGATATTCTTGTGGACGCATTCGCATTGGCAAGAGAAGCGGCAAAAAGGGTTCTTGGAGAGCGCGCTTATCCATGCCAGCTTATGGGTTCTCTTGTGCTTCATTCAGGCAGAATAACAGAAATGAAGACAGGCGAAGGAAAAACCCTCATGTGCGTTTGCGCTGCCTACTTGAATTCTCTTAGCGGAAAAGGTGTTCACATCGTTACTGTAAACGATTACCTTGCAGAGCGCGACAGCCAGTGGATGGGACGCATTTACAGATTCCTTGGTCAAAGCGTAGGCTGCATTTTGAGCAACATGGACAACGACGCAAGAAAAGCCGCTTACAACTGCGACTTGACTTACGGAACAAACAACGAGTTCGGATTTGACTATTTGCGCGACAATATGCAGATTGACGCTTCCCGCAAAGTTCAGCGCGGATTCAACTTCTGTATTGTGGACGAAATCGACTCAATTCTTATCGATGAAGCAAGAACTCCGCTCATCATTTCAGGACAAGGCGAAGACGACACTTTCAAATTCCATGAAGTTGACAAATACATTGGAATGTTCACGGAAGTCAAAAAAGATCCAAAGACAAACGACTATCCGGACGAAGTTGAAATGACTCCAGAACAGCGCGCAGCTCTCGAAGGCGACTACAAGCTGGACGAAAAAAGCAAGCGAGTTTCATTTACAGACAAGGGAATGAACAAAATCAACGACATTCTTCTTGCCCACAATCTCATTGAGCCGGGAACAACTGTTTTTGACGAGCAGAATTTTGAATTCGTGCATTATTTCACGCAGGCATTGAGGGCGCACACGCTTTATCATCCTGATGTTGATTACGTTGTAAAAGACGGACAAGTTCAGATTGTTGACGAATTTACAGGACGCATTCTTGAAGGAAGACGATACGGCGACGGACTTCATCAGGCAATAGAAGCAAAGGAGCATTTGAAAATTGCCCAGCGCAACAGAACTCTTGCGACAATCACGTTCCAGAATTTCTTCAGAATGTATGACAAGCTTTCTGGAATGACAGGAACAGCCGCAACAGAAGCAGTTGAATTTGATAAAATTTACAATCTCGATGTTGTTGTTATTCCGACAAACAAGCCGGTTGCCCGCATTGACGAGGACGATGAAGTTTACTTGAACGAAAGCGACAAATGGATTGCGATTTCAAAAGAAGTTGAAGAAGCGCACAAAAAGGGTCAGCCAGTTTTAATCGGAACAGTTTCCGTAGAAAAATCAGAGCATCTTTCGGCAATTCTTACAAGAAAAGGAATCCGCCACGAAGTTCTCAACGCCAAAAACCACGCGCGCGAAGCTTTGATTATAGCTGAAGCCGGAGCAAAAGGAGCTGTAACTGTCGCAACAAACATGGCGGGCCGCGGTACAGATATTAAGCTCGGCGGAAGTCCTGAAACTAGAGCAAGAAAAAAGGTCGGAACAGAAGCTTCTCAGGAGCAGTTTGACGAAGCTCTTAAAATTGAAAAAGAACAGTGGAAAAAAGACTACGAGGAAGTAAAAAATCTTGGCGGACTTTACGTAATCGGTTCTGAACGCCATGAAAGCCGCCGTATTGACAATCAGCTTCGCGGACGTTCTGGTCGTCAGGGAGATCCGGGAAGAAGCAAATTCTACATTTCAATGGACGATGATCTTATGAGGCTGTTTGGCGGCGAAAAGATGAAAGCCATTATGAGCAGAATCGGAATGCAGCCGGGCGAACCGATAAATCACCCGATGCTTAACCGCTCAATTGAAAAAGCCCAGAAAAAAGTAGAAGAAAGAAACTTTGAAATAAGAAAAAATCTTCTTGACTACGACGACGTTTTGAATCAGCAGAGAAAATTTATTTACGACCAGCGTGATGAAATTCTTGTGGACGAAGACTTGAGCGGCAGAGTTATGAACAATGCAAAAGAAACTGTCTCTGAAATTTTCGAAGAGTTCAAGCACGAAAGAAATCCATCACAAAGCGCACTTGCGGACAAAATCTACAACACATTCGGCCAGCAGCTTTCTTATGATCAACTTACAGAAGAAGGAGTTGACGCGGCGCTTCAGAATGACTTGACTCAAAAGGAAATGCTTGCCGGAAAACAAAGCCTGAATATGTTTATCCGCTACCAGTACATTCAGATGATTGACAAAAAATGGCTTGACCAGCTTGAATTCCTTGACGGATTAAGAGAAGCCGTTCACTTGCGTTCTTACGGAAGCAAAAATCCGCTCACAGAATATAAAATTGACGGATTCAATCAGTTTGATGAAATGCTCAACAGCATAAGAGATTCTGTAACAAGCAGAGTTTTCAAGGTGAAAGTTCAAGTCGGCTCTCAGCCTCCACGCCAGCAGCAGCCTCGTCAAATGAACGCGCAGCATCAGGAAGCACAGTCAATGGCAAGAAGCGCGCAGCAGGCAGCCCAAAATTCAGCAATGAAAAGCGGAAGGCAAGGACAAAGCGTAACAGTAACTAGATCCGTTCCAAAAGTAGGCAGAAACGATCCATGCCCATGCGGAAGCGGAAAAAAATACAAAAACTGCTGCGGAAGAAATTCCTAA
- a CDS encoding AMP-binding protein has protein sequence MALYHDFLVEDREFTSYEDLKAHCRLKAPENFNFAYDIVDRYTVTEPGKRALVWCDDEGEEHTWTFEQISADSKRTAYFLASQGIKKGDAVMMILRRRYEWWWVMMALHRIGAIAVPATDQLLQKDIEYRTNAAEIKMIISYDNPAVQAEIEKALPNSPTVKKLVTVGPSREGWIDFHAEVDKCVPEFPRPVGDAAVHSDDPMLLYFTSGTSGYPKMVLHNYLYPIGHLITAKYWHGVQDNGLHLAVSETGWGKAVWGKLYGQWICGSAVFVYDMHSFKPDKMLQKIAKYGITTFCAPPTVYRYLIRQDLSKYDISSVVRFATAGEALNGEVYNKFIEQTGKKIYEGYGQTESTIICGNFLDAVVRPGSMGRPSPVYDVSVVNASGKPVPAGEVGELVIHLDKGHPFGLLSGYYRDVALTANAFDGGVYHTGDTVYMDEDGYVWFVGRKDDIIKSSGFRISPFEVESVLQQHPAVMECAVTGVPDEKRGQAVKATIVLSPGYEASEELEHELFDFVKHETALFKCPRIIEFVHELPKTISGKIRRVEIREKDAGVDVDKVKQEF, from the coding sequence ATGGCACTTTATCATGATTTTTTAGTTGAAGACAGAGAGTTTACTTCCTACGAGGACTTGAAGGCGCATTGCCGCTTAAAGGCTCCAGAAAATTTCAATTTTGCCTATGACATTGTAGACCGCTACACTGTTACAGAGCCGGGAAAAAGAGCCCTTGTGTGGTGCGATGACGAAGGTGAAGAGCATACTTGGACATTCGAGCAGATTTCAGCTGATTCAAAGCGGACTGCATATTTTCTTGCTTCACAGGGAATAAAAAAAGGCGATGCCGTTATGATGATTTTGCGCCGCCGCTACGAATGGTGGTGGGTAATGATGGCTCTTCATAGAATCGGGGCAATCGCAGTTCCGGCTACAGACCAGCTTCTTCAAAAAGACATCGAGTACCGCACAAACGCCGCTGAAATCAAGATGATTATTTCTTACGACAATCCGGCGGTTCAGGCTGAAATTGAAAAGGCTCTTCCAAATTCCCCGACTGTAAAAAAACTTGTTACTGTAGGACCTTCACGTGAAGGCTGGATTGACTTCCATGCTGAAGTTGACAAGTGCGTTCCAGAATTTCCGCGCCCGGTAGGAGATGCCGCCGTCCACAGCGATGACCCGATGCTTCTTTACTTTACGTCAGGAACTTCAGGCTATCCAAAAATGGTTCTGCACAATTACCTTTATCCAATCGGACATCTTATAACTGCAAAATATTGGCACGGCGTTCAGGACAACGGACTTCACCTTGCTGTTTCTGAAACTGGCTGGGGAAAAGCTGTCTGGGGCAAACTCTACGGACAGTGGATCTGCGGAAGCGCGGTTTTCGTTTATGATATGCACAGCTTCAAGCCGGACAAGATGCTCCAGAAAATCGCAAAGTACGGAATTACAACTTTCTGCGCGCCTCCAACTGTTTACCGCTATCTTATCAGGCAGGATCTTTCAAAGTACGACATCAGCAGCGTAGTGCGTTTTGCGACCGCGGGAGAAGCTCTTAATGGCGAAGTTTACAACAAGTTTATCGAGCAGACAGGAAAGAAAATTTACGAAGGCTACGGTCAGACTGAATCCACGATTATCTGCGGAAACTTCCTTGACGCTGTGGTTCGCCCAGGCTCAATGGGACGTCCGTCTCCTGTTTATGATGTTTCTGTTGTAAATGCCAGCGGAAAACCAGTTCCTGCAGGAGAAGTTGGCGAGCTTGTAATCCACTTGGACAAAGGACATCCGTTTGGACTTCTTTCTGGATACTACCGCGATGTTGCCCTTACCGCGAATGCTTTTGACGGAGGCGTTTACCACACTGGAGACACTGTCTACATGGACGAAGACGGCTACGTTTGGTTTGTTGGAAGAAAGGACGACATCATCAAGTCTTCTGGATTCAGAATCAGTCCGTTTGAAGTTGAGTCTGTTCTTCAGCAGCATCCGGCTGTAATGGAATGCGCTGTTACTGGCGTTCCAGATGAAAAACGAGGTCAGGCTGTAAAGGCTACAATCGTTCTTTCACCGGGATATGAAGCTTCCGAAGAGCTTGAGCATGAGCTTTTTGACTTTGTAAAGCACGAAACTGCGCTTTTCAAGTGTCCTAGAATAATTGAGTTTGTGCATGAGCTTCCAAAGACAATCAGCGGAAAAATCCGCCGTGTAGAAATCCGCGAAAAGGATGCCGGTGTGGACGTAGACAAGGTTAAGCAGGAATTCTAA
- the priA gene encoding primosomal protein N': MQNDSSAPNSTYIDVILNVPLNQTFTYRIPEGTQDIGNPFGLRVEVKFGNRKTSGFVAAVHKTLPQNCAVPEEKIRTAIRYIDQTPLLTKELLELAEFMSGYYIASIGECVFAMIPSGKRETEIPGLSFSEDESGFEKKELSEEQKNAVNGILSSTEKFHYLYGTTGSGKTEVFLSAAEKIMESGKGVIYLVPEIGLTPQVVKAVQKRFGSTVAVLHSALTPSQRLGEWKRILSREARIVVGARSAVFAPIPQLGLIIIDEEHDSSYKSGSSPRYHARQIAMLRCKKNSIPLVMGSATPSVESWHSMQNGTIIRHTLTKRLAGGEKPQISCVNLSLEADKENCISKPLQNEIQSALSEKKQTILFLNRRGFTHFFRCSSCGYELKCKNCSVSMTYHKSENRLRCHYCGYSLPPPQQCPKCGSLDIGYSGFGTEYIEAEVKAKFPNAKVVRIDTDSLHHKGELQEKLDSFRKGEYDILLGTQMVAKGLNFPNLKLAGVVLADTALHLPDFRAQEKTFALITQVAGRAGRFFPGGKVIVQSYSPDRDAINYAVKGLTEEFYKNELEARQILNFPPYSRLLRLVFRSQKPDAAQNAAQSAYNILCKCRPQGVDILGPAECPLEMVNGSHRHQILLRAKQIRPLQEMAKKLVWGFKPPKDVYIETDTDPVSLL; encoded by the coding sequence ATGCAGAATGATTCATCCGCCCCGAATTCAACATACATCGATGTAATCCTTAACGTTCCGCTGAACCAAACTTTTACCTACAGAATTCCAGAAGGCACACAAGACATTGGAAATCCGTTTGGACTGCGCGTGGAAGTGAAATTTGGAAACAGAAAAACTTCTGGCTTTGTTGCCGCCGTCCACAAAACTTTGCCACAAAACTGCGCCGTTCCAGAAGAAAAAATCCGCACGGCAATACGCTACATAGATCAGACTCCGCTTTTAACAAAAGAACTTTTGGAGCTTGCAGAATTTATGAGCGGCTACTACATTGCTTCAATCGGGGAATGCGTGTTTGCAATGATTCCTTCAGGCAAGCGCGAAACTGAAATTCCGGGACTTTCTTTTTCGGAAGATGAATCTGGATTTGAAAAAAAAGAACTAAGCGAAGAACAGAAAAATGCGGTGAACGGAATTCTTTCTTCAACTGAAAAATTCCACTATCTTTACGGAACAACAGGAAGCGGAAAAACAGAAGTCTTTTTAAGCGCGGCGGAAAAAATCATGGAATCAGGCAAAGGCGTAATTTATCTTGTGCCGGAAATCGGACTTACGCCGCAAGTTGTAAAAGCCGTTCAAAAAAGATTCGGAAGCACAGTTGCAGTTCTTCATTCCGCGCTCACGCCAAGCCAGCGTCTCGGAGAATGGAAGCGGATTTTAAGCAGGGAAGCACGGATTGTCGTAGGAGCAAGAAGCGCAGTTTTTGCTCCAATTCCACAGCTGGGGCTTATAATAATTGACGAGGAGCACGACTCATCATACAAGTCAGGTTCATCCCCGCGATACCACGCAAGACAGATTGCAATGCTTAGGTGCAAAAAAAATTCCATTCCGCTTGTAATGGGAAGCGCGACTCCTTCGGTTGAATCCTGGCACTCAATGCAAAACGGAACAATCATCCGGCACACGCTCACAAAAAGACTTGCAGGAGGCGAAAAACCGCAAATCAGCTGCGTAAACCTAAGCCTTGAAGCCGACAAGGAAAACTGCATTTCAAAGCCGCTTCAAAATGAAATCCAGTCAGCACTTTCAGAAAAAAAACAAACGATTCTTTTCCTGAACCGCCGGGGATTCACGCATTTTTTCAGATGCTCAAGCTGCGGATATGAATTAAAGTGCAAAAACTGCTCGGTTTCAATGACATACCACAAAAGCGAAAACCGCCTGAGATGCCACTACTGCGGATATTCACTTCCGCCGCCACAGCAATGCCCAAAATGCGGCTCGCTTGACATAGGATATTCAGGATTCGGAACAGAATACATCGAGGCAGAAGTAAAGGCGAAATTTCCCAACGCAAAAGTCGTGCGCATAGACACAGATTCGCTTCACCACAAGGGAGAATTGCAGGAAAAACTTGATTCATTCAGAAAAGGCGAATACGACATTCTCCTTGGAACGCAGATGGTCGCAAAAGGCCTGAATTTTCCGAATTTAAAGCTTGCAGGAGTTGTTCTTGCAGACACAGCTCTTCATTTGCCAGATTTTCGTGCGCAGGAAAAGACATTTGCTCTTATAACGCAAGTCGCAGGCAGAGCAGGAAGATTTTTTCCCGGCGGAAAAGTTATCGTGCAAAGCTACAGTCCGGACCGCGACGCAATAAACTATGCTGTAAAAGGACTTACAGAAGAATTCTACAAGAATGAGCTTGAAGCGCGCCAAATTCTAAACTTTCCGCCTTATTCACGGCTTTTGCGCCTTGTGTTCCGCTCGCAGAAACCAGACGCAGCCCAGAATGCAGCCCAAAGCGCGTACAACATACTGTGCAAGTGCCGTCCGCAGGGAGTTGATATTCTAGGTCCTGCCGAATGTCCGCTTGAAATGGTAAACGGAAGCCACCGCCATCAGATTCTTCTGCGCGCAAAGCAAATCCGCCCGCTTCAGGAAATGGCGAAAAAACTCGTGTGGGGATTCAAGCCGCCGAAAGACGTCTACATAGAAACAGACACCGATCCCGTAAGTCTTCTTTAA
- a CDS encoding uracil-DNA glycosylase encodes MTAEEKSKVYNFLKTASSWSYGYPSPDFKETPAFEDDIEIPEEHEEIKAQEQVQPQTPQIHAEQNSAEKIPSQGATLESIAAKIALCKNCVLCKARTNTVPGEGVENPYVMVIGEGPGEDEDKTGRPFVGKAGQLLDKMLAAISLGRTTNCFIANIVKCRPPMNRTPMPDEAHACSGYLQAQIHILKPKYILAMGRTAVQNLLDTQQGINSLRGKWLEYSLGETKIPLLATYHPSALLRNESLKRPAWEDLKVFKSRILKEIPNYAEKFYAE; translated from the coding sequence GTGACGGCGGAAGAAAAAAGCAAAGTCTACAATTTTCTAAAAACAGCCTCTTCCTGGAGCTACGGCTATCCGTCGCCAGATTTTAAGGAAACTCCAGCATTTGAAGACGACATAGAAATTCCAGAAGAACATGAAGAAATAAAAGCGCAAGAGCAAGTTCAGCCGCAGACTCCGCAAATTCATGCAGAACAAAATTCAGCGGAAAAAATTCCATCTCAAGGTGCAACACTTGAATCAATCGCGGCAAAAATCGCTTTGTGTAAAAACTGCGTTCTATGCAAGGCAAGAACAAACACAGTTCCGGGCGAAGGCGTTGAAAATCCTTATGTAATGGTAATTGGCGAAGGTCCGGGCGAAGATGAAGACAAAACAGGTCGGCCTTTTGTTGGAAAAGCCGGTCAGCTTCTTGACAAAATGCTTGCGGCGATTTCACTTGGGCGCACAACAAACTGCTTCATTGCAAACATCGTAAAATGCCGTCCGCCAATGAACAGAACGCCAATGCCGGACGAAGCCCACGCCTGCTCAGGCTATCTTCAGGCGCAAATTCACATTTTAAAGCCGAAGTACATTCTTGCGATGGGACGCACGGCAGTTCAGAATCTTCTGGACACACAGCAAGGAATAAATTCTCTCCGCGGAAAATGGCTTGAATACAGCCTTGGCGAAACAAAAATACCATTGCTTGCAACTTACCATCCAAGCGCGCTTTTAAGAAACGAAAGCCTCAAGCGTCCTGCCTGGGAAGATTTAAAAGTTTTTAAATCCCGCATCTTAAAAGAAATCCCAAACTACGCGGAAAAATTCTATGCAGAATGA